The bacterium DNA window CCTTGTGCCAGTAGCTATAGTTACTTTCCTGTTTGGTTCCCTTTCCAACTTTCTCTTTGTACGTTTGCAATAAGAGACACTAGGCCTACTAATCTGGAAATGTGTTGGGTCTAAAGCAACACATTTGTCCCTTCCGCCTTTGCCAGATAGTTGTACGAGCATCCGATAATAGTGTGGTGGAATGCGTCGCCATGCACGCCATAGCGTCGAAGCAACAGGTACAGATTTTAATGTCAAAGTTGTTGGAGGGCACGACTCTACAAGCCTCTTAAAGCGCTTATAGCTCCTATCAGCCATGCAAAAGAGCACATATAAAACAATCATTAGATGGACATTGTAGTGCTCATTTTTCGTTTTACTCCAATGCTTTGGTACGTCGTGGTTCCGTAAAAATTTAAGAGTCTTATCAACAACTTTATTAAGTTCTACATCATAGGTTCTTTTATGCATTATGGTGGCTCCACCACCCCAATCTTAGAAATTTGATTGGGACTGGAGCCCCTTATATTTTTCTAAAAAGAATTAACTTGCAATCGAGCCTATTTTGCAGTATTGTTCATAAATCCCCACTTAGGACAAGTTTTATAGAGTTCTATAAAAGAATATGGGCAAGAAAAGATTTAAATACATAAAAATTGTCTTTATTAAATAATGCACAAAAAAGGCTATACTAAACCAACAACTGAAGGCTCTTGTCCTTACTGCCATAAACATGTTAAATCGTTAGAAGATCATATTCACGACGAACACAGGATAGATAAAATACTGAAGAAAAAATAAATATTCCTTACCCAAACATTAATTGTCTATAAACTAGTTTAACCAAAGGTTTTTATATAATTTTAAAATCTCAAAGATTTAACGATTTCGTTATTATCTCAGTAAAGGCGTTATACTCCAACCTGGGCATCAGTTAAACCTTTTCTTTCTCTTATTTGCTTTATTATTCTTTCCTGATGTTCTTCTGGCAGTTTCTCATACATCTGGTCTATTAATGAAGAACTTCCACGACCGCCAGTTGCAGACCTTAAGTCAGAAGACCAGCCAAACATCTCTCCTACAGGCAATTTAGCTTTTATTATGGATAAGTTTCCTTCCTGCTGCGCGTCAAGCAGCTGACCTCGTTTATTAGAAATCAACTTAGAAATCTCTCCTAAATAATCTGATGGAGCTTCAATTCTGTGAATTTGGTATGGTTCAAACATTAAAGGCCTAGCAGTCATCATAGCACCCCTAATACCTTCTCTTACAGCAGGATAAACCTGAGCTGGACCACGATGAATAGCATCTTCGTGCAGTTTCATATCTGTTACCATGACTTTAACTTTTAAGCA harbors:
- a CDS encoding elongation factor EF-2 is translated as VIENRIKTEKGVEVQTSPPIVVYRETITKPSQEGIGKTPNKHNLFFFKAEPLEDSISNLIKKGEIQEGRIKKKDLELRDKLVECGMDSKTALKVKDVYHGNVFLDMTRGQVHIGEVMEMLLDTFEDVMSSGPLAREPCLKVKVMVTDMKLHEDAIHRGPAQVYPAVREGIRGAMMTARPLMFEPYQIHRIEAPSDYLGEISKLISNKRGQLLDAQQEGNLSIIKAKLPVGEMFGWSSDLRSATGGRGSSSLIDQMYEKLPEEHQERIIKQIRERKGLTDAQVGV